In a genomic window of Dissulfuribacter thermophilus:
- the pilM gene encoding type IV pilus assembly protein PilM produces MFKKRPRPLVGIDIGSHTIKLVELTGSGQNRRLRRLGRALVPKEAIVDGAVREPETLENTLKALIQNCQPKLRRGASSVSGYSVIVKKINVPYDNERDIEENLIFEAENYVPFEIEEVYLDFNLIGPSKTPKGEQGSEIFLVAAKKEVVDSYADLLQNSGIRPAVIDVDGFAIGNAFEGAKGVINDSVVLMDIGASKSTFSIIKAGMPLFTRDMSIGGGQITKTIGEALGIEFSEAEVIKIKGIDDPIIARDVSKIVKDYVEDWAHEVRKAIEFFKSNSEPLDAPKSLYLTGGSSLLRGICDVFEDVIGIETKRFDPFCNMDKDDKIDRDYLSSVAPQFAIATGLAIRVED; encoded by the coding sequence ATGTTTAAGAAAAGGCCTAGGCCTCTCGTTGGAATAGACATCGGTTCACATACAATTAAGCTTGTAGAACTGACTGGAAGTGGACAGAATAGACGTTTAAGAAGGCTTGGTCGTGCACTTGTCCCTAAAGAGGCAATTGTTGATGGAGCCGTGCGAGAACCTGAGACCCTTGAGAATACCCTTAAGGCCTTGATACAGAATTGCCAACCAAAGCTACGAAGAGGAGCTAGTTCTGTTTCAGGGTATTCTGTAATAGTAAAAAAGATAAATGTCCCCTATGACAATGAACGTGACATTGAGGAAAATCTCATTTTCGAAGCAGAAAATTACGTACCCTTTGAGATAGAGGAGGTATATTTAGATTTTAATTTGATAGGTCCGTCAAAAACACCTAAAGGCGAGCAGGGAAGCGAGATATTTCTTGTGGCAGCCAAAAAGGAGGTCGTGGATTCATATGCGGACCTGTTGCAAAATTCTGGGATCAGGCCAGCTGTAATAGATGTAGACGGATTTGCCATAGGAAATGCCTTCGAGGGGGCAAAGGGTGTAATTAATGACAGCGTGGTGCTGATGGATATTGGCGCAAGTAAGAGTACCTTTAGTATTATCAAAGCTGGCATGCCCCTCTTTACAAGGGATATGTCCATAGGGGGAGGACAAATAACCAAGACTATTGGAGAGGCATTGGGGATAGAATTTTCTGAGGCAGAGGTCATAAAAATCAAGGGAATTGATGATCCTATAATTGCAAGAGACGTGAGTAAAATTGTCAAGGATTATGTTGAGGACTGGGCTCATGAGGTGAGAAAAGCAATTGAATTTTTTAAGAGCAATTCAGAGCCCTTAGACGCACCAAAGTCGCTCTATTTGACTGGTGGAAGTTCACTACTTAGGGGCATATGCGACGTTTTTGAGGATGTAATTGGCATTGAGACAAAACGCTTTGATCCATTTTGTAATATGGATAAAGATGATAAGATTGATAGGGATTATCTTTCTAGTGTGGCGCCCCAATTTGCTATAGCCACTGGACTTGCAATTCGAGTTGAGGATTAG
- a CDS encoding PilN domain-containing protein: protein MIKVNLLPVRQWKRKEAVRKQISVFFLTLLLLLTIFLAVGITVQGKLTTKREEIARLEQQKKQLSYVNKKIALVNKKRKEIENKFSSIEKLQHGRNFAVRALDEVVTAVPIDRVWLKRVNLSGSKITVSGVALDNHTVALFMRRLQGSSMVASVTLSNTRKKNIKGNELMEFGLIIELAEGAS, encoded by the coding sequence GTGATTAAGGTAAATTTGTTACCAGTTAGACAGTGGAAGAGAAAAGAAGCAGTACGCAAGCAAATTTCCGTATTCTTTCTTACCTTATTGCTATTATTAACAATTTTTCTTGCCGTAGGGATTACTGTTCAAGGGAAACTTACGACTAAAAGGGAAGAGATAGCCCGACTCGAGCAACAGAAAAAACAACTTTCCTACGTCAATAAAAAGATAGCCCTGGTTAATAAGAAACGTAAAGAAATTGAGAATAAATTTTCTTCCATTGAAAAACTACAACATGGGCGCAATTTTGCAGTACGGGCACTTGATGAGGTGGTAACTGCCGTACCTATTGATAGGGTATGGCTCAAACGAGTGAATCTGTCTGGATCTAAAATAACTGTTTCAGGTGTTGCGTTGGACAATCATACAGTGGCTCTATTCATGCGTAGGCTACAGGGATCTTCAATGGTCGCTTCAGTTACCTTAAGTAACACAAGGAAAAAGAATATTAAGGGCAATGAACTTATGGAATTCGGCCTAATAATTGAGTTAGCGGAGGGTGCATCGTAA
- a CDS encoding pilus assembly protein PilP, with the protein MNENKKYNLYIALLISLSVVFFTPSFLAAAEKATEQLSHLKELELRLQRLLAKTDYRYDARGKPDPFRPFLQTSLKQKQIKRQKRNPLDQRVNNKTCGSPLECMDVGQLTLVGIVEVNGKGSIAMAQDSAGIGYIIRVGDNIGFNQGRVTAILHDRVIVTEQIEDIQGNIVPRKRVLLLHPEEE; encoded by the coding sequence ATGAATGAGAATAAAAAATATAATCTCTATATTGCACTTCTAATTTCCCTGTCCGTTGTCTTTTTTACCCCTTCTTTTTTAGCGGCAGCAGAAAAAGCAACTGAACAGCTCAGTCACCTGAAGGAACTAGAACTTCGTCTACAACGACTTTTAGCCAAAACAGATTATCGCTATGATGCGAGGGGTAAGCCAGATCCTTTTAGGCCATTTCTTCAGACCTCATTAAAACAAAAACAAATAAAGCGACAAAAGCGAAATCCACTTGACCAAAGGGTCAATAATAAGACCTGTGGTTCCCCACTTGAGTGCATGGATGTGGGTCAATTGACTCTCGTCGGGATAGTAGAGGTAAATGGAAAGGGCTCGATTGCTATGGCCCAAGATTCTGCTGGCATTGGTTATATAATCAGAGTTGGCGATAACATTGGATTTAATCAGGGCAGGGTAACAGCCATACTACATGACAGGGTCATAGTAACAGAACAGATAGAAGACATTCAAGGGAACATAGTCCCCAGAAAGAGAGTCCTTTTACTCCATCCGGAGGAAGAGTAA
- the nikR gene encoding nickel-responsive transcriptional regulator NikR, whose translation MAGNSSITRFGVSIPTDLIESFDSYIRKRQYKNRSEAIRDLIREKLVAQEWEEEHGERIVVGTITYVYDHHKRELVDSILDIQHAFPDTVIVSQHVHLDHHNCLEVAIVKGRPKTLKDLSNRLKALKGVKHCTLTMTTTGATLS comes from the coding sequence ATGGCAGGTAATTCATCAATAACACGTTTTGGCGTATCAATTCCCACAGATCTTATAGAATCGTTTGATTCTTATATAAGAAAAAGACAATATAAAAATAGGTCAGAAGCCATTAGAGATCTGATCAGGGAAAAGCTGGTGGCCCAGGAATGGGAAGAGGAACACGGGGAACGCATTGTTGTCGGCACAATCACTTATGTTTATGATCACCATAAGAGAGAACTGGTGGACTCAATCCTCGACATTCAGCACGCCTTCCCTGATACAGTTATCGTTTCTCAACACGTCCACCTGGACCATCACAATTGCCTAGAAGTTGCAATTGTAAAAGGTCGTCCAAAAACGCTTAAAGACTTGTCTAACAGATTAAAGGCCTTAAAAGGCGTAAAACATTGCACCCTCACAATGACAACTACCGGGGCAACACTTAGTTAA
- the gyrA gene encoding DNA gyrase subunit A, translating into MSEQEELFKERADTCDIAAELKKSYLDYAMSVIIGRALPDVRDGLKPVHRRILYAMHELRNDYNKPYKKSARIVGDVIGKYHPHGDAAVYDTIVRMAQDFAMRYPLVDGQGNFGSIDGDAPAAMRYTEVRLKKLAHELMADIEKETVDFVPNYDNSLKEPVVLPSRIPNLLINGAAGIAVGMATNIPPHNLGEVVDALVAMIHDPNISVAQLMKYIPGPDFPTAGFICGRSGIKSAYETGKGIIKIRARASVERPAKGREFIVISEIPYQVNKAKLIEKIVLLSQQKKIEGIHEVRDESDRDGIRIVIELKKDGVAEVVLNHLYKHTLMESSFGIILLAIVNGRPELLNLKELLAHFLEHRKTIVIRRTTYDLKKAEERAHILEGLKIAIENLDECVALIRSSKTPQEAKTGLIERFKLTAIQAQAILDMRLQRLTGLERDKIIQEYEEILKAIAEYKDILANESRVMEIIEKELIEIKNEYADPRRTNIIDEVKDFSIEDLIVEEDMVVTLSHKGYIKRNPLSLYRSQKRGGKGVTGLSTKYEDFIERLFVASTHDYFLCFSNRGRLYWLRVHEIPQASRASRGKALVNLLPLESKEDERITAVIPVREFHKDSFVVMATKNGIIKKTSLEAFSRPRPSGIIAANVNEGDELIAAEITSGDSHVLLGTKNGMSIRFHESDVRPMGRIAAGVRGIRLEGDDEVVGMVVVNGDEGTLLTVSEGGYGKRTEIAEYRVQSRGGKGIINLKITEKTGKVVAIMHVKNHDEVMLVARSGQIIRLRVQDVRPTGRATQGVRLIKLENNDRLAAVARLAED; encoded by the coding sequence ATGTCTGAACAAGAAGAGTTGTTTAAAGAACGCGCTGACACTTGTGACATTGCCGCTGAACTCAAGAAGTCATACCTGGATTACGCAATGAGCGTAATTATCGGCCGTGCCCTCCCGGATGTTAGAGATGGTTTAAAACCAGTGCATAGACGCATCCTCTATGCAATGCACGAACTGAGAAATGACTATAACAAACCATATAAAAAATCGGCGAGAATAGTGGGTGACGTAATAGGTAAATATCATCCACACGGTGACGCAGCCGTATATGATACCATAGTGAGAATGGCTCAAGATTTTGCCATGAGGTATCCCCTTGTGGATGGCCAGGGAAATTTTGGTTCTATAGATGGTGATGCTCCTGCTGCCATGAGGTACACAGAGGTGAGGTTAAAAAAGCTTGCCCATGAACTTATGGCAGATATTGAAAAGGAGACAGTGGATTTTGTACCCAATTATGATAACTCCCTCAAAGAACCAGTAGTACTCCCCTCAAGGATACCAAATCTCCTTATTAATGGCGCTGCCGGTATTGCAGTTGGCATGGCAACAAATATACCTCCTCACAATCTGGGAGAGGTAGTAGATGCCCTTGTGGCCATGATTCACGATCCAAACATAAGTGTTGCTCAGTTAATGAAGTATATTCCAGGGCCTGATTTCCCCACTGCAGGCTTTATTTGTGGTCGATCTGGCATAAAATCGGCATATGAGACAGGAAAGGGAATTATAAAAATCAGGGCTCGCGCATCAGTAGAGAGGCCTGCAAAAGGCCGTGAATTTATTGTGATATCAGAGATCCCATATCAGGTTAATAAGGCAAAACTGATTGAGAAAATAGTTCTTTTGAGTCAGCAGAAAAAGATCGAGGGGATTCACGAGGTAAGAGATGAGTCAGACCGAGATGGCATAAGAATAGTTATTGAGCTCAAGAAGGATGGTGTTGCAGAGGTTGTATTGAATCACCTTTACAAGCACACCTTGATGGAGAGCTCTTTTGGAATCATCCTCTTGGCCATAGTAAATGGTAGACCTGAGCTTTTGAATCTAAAAGAATTATTGGCCCACTTTCTCGAGCACAGAAAGACCATTGTAATAAGGCGCACCACATATGATCTCAAGAAGGCAGAAGAAAGGGCGCATATCCTTGAAGGTCTTAAGATTGCCATTGAAAATCTTGATGAGTGTGTGGCATTGATTCGTTCCTCCAAGACTCCCCAAGAGGCCAAGACTGGACTGATTGAGCGTTTTAAGCTTACTGCTATCCAGGCCCAGGCCATCTTGGATATGAGACTCCAACGTTTAACTGGGTTGGAACGGGACAAAATAATTCAAGAATATGAAGAGATCCTCAAGGCCATTGCTGAGTATAAAGATATACTCGCTAACGAAAGTCGGGTAATGGAGATAATAGAAAAAGAATTAATTGAGATTAAAAACGAATACGCAGATCCAAGGCGTACAAATATCATAGACGAGGTCAAGGATTTCAGTATTGAGGATCTCATAGTAGAAGAAGACATGGTGGTCACCCTGTCTCATAAGGGATATATCAAGAGAAACCCCCTTAGTCTATATAGGAGTCAGAAAAGGGGTGGAAAAGGGGTGACAGGTCTCTCTACAAAGTATGAGGACTTCATAGAAAGACTTTTTGTGGCCTCAACCCATGACTATTTCCTGTGCTTTAGTAATAGAGGAAGGCTCTATTGGCTCAGGGTTCACGAAATACCTCAGGCATCGAGAGCGAGCAGGGGTAAGGCATTGGTGAATCTACTCCCCTTGGAAAGTAAGGAAGATGAGCGCATAACAGCAGTAATTCCTGTCCGAGAGTTTCATAAAGACAGTTTTGTGGTTATGGCCACAAAGAATGGTATCATTAAAAAGACTAGTCTTGAGGCCTTTTCCAGACCTAGACCCTCTGGAATAATAGCTGCAAATGTAAATGAAGGAGATGAACTGATTGCAGCTGAGATTACAAGCGGTGATTCGCATGTCCTTTTAGGGACAAAAAATGGAATGAGTATCAGATTTCATGAATCGGACGTCAGACCTATGGGTAGAATTGCAGCAGGAGTCAGAGGCATTAGGCTGGAAGGAGATGATGAAGTAGTTGGTATGGTGGTGGTTAATGGAGATGAAGGAACCTTATTGACCGTATCTGAAGGAGGTTATGGGAAACGTACTGAGATTGCAGAGTACAGAGTTCAGTCTAGAGGCGGAAAGGGAATAATTAATTTAAAGATTACAGAAAAGACTGGCAAAGTAGTGGCTATAATGCATGTAAAAAATCATGATGAGGTAATGCTTGTTGCAAGGAGTGGTCAGATTATAAGGTTACGGGTCCAAGATGTCAGGCCTACTGGCAGGGCCACACAGGGTGTGCGTTTAATCAAGCTAGAGAATAATGACAGACTGGCAGCAGTGGCACGACTTGCAGAGGATTAA
- a CDS encoding type 4a pilus biogenesis protein PilO: protein MKISIKKATFKIPVGLEQYVYLMPFWQKLLICIIAFSIPCIAFWFLFLAPRLQELDGISGKIPMLRQEVLILQKKAKMIPELEAELKEMDKVLKKAMKLLPESKDIPAILTEISSLGNEEHLDFLSFRPGPEIKREFYAEIPVSLSIQGPFHNTMRFFDKITKMARIVHIRDISMGGAREEREIWSKTATAEKSPGAKTGPPLNQASGLKGQALDMQTETAPDRGPVWIISTKCTAVTYRFLTEEEQKAHRQKGRKTKK, encoded by the coding sequence ATGAAAATTTCAATAAAAAAGGCCACTTTTAAGATCCCAGTTGGTCTAGAGCAGTATGTATACCTTATGCCTTTTTGGCAAAAACTCCTAATATGTATCATCGCCTTTTCTATTCCATGTATTGCATTTTGGTTTTTGTTCCTTGCCCCTAGGCTTCAAGAGCTTGACGGTATTTCTGGAAAAATCCCCATGTTAAGACAAGAGGTTCTGATATTACAGAAAAAGGCAAAAATGATCCCGGAATTAGAGGCTGAATTGAAGGAGATGGACAAAGTGTTAAAAAAGGCCATGAAGCTCTTACCTGAATCAAAAGATATACCAGCAATTCTCACGGAGATATCTTCTCTTGGAAATGAAGAGCACCTTGATTTCCTATCCTTTAGGCCAGGGCCAGAGATCAAAAGGGAGTTTTATGCAGAGATCCCTGTAAGTCTTAGTATTCAAGGGCCATTTCACAATACTATGAGGTTTTTTGACAAGATTACTAAAATGGCAAGGATAGTTCATATCCGTGATATTTCAATGGGAGGTGCAAGAGAGGAAAGAGAAATATGGAGTAAGACAGCTACCGCAGAAAAAAGCCCTGGAGCAAAAACAGGCCCTCCTCTCAATCAAGCCAGTGGCTTAAAGGGGCAGGCCCTTGATATGCAAACAGAGACCGCCCCAGATAGAGGCCCAGTGTGGATAATTAGCACTAAGTGCACTGCAGTGACCTACAGGTTCCTTACAGAGGAGGAACAAAAGGCCCATAGACAAAAAGGAAGGAAGACAAAGAAGTAA
- a CDS encoding type II and III secretion system protein: MIFFTFARLMRAGCLVLVIFLGLFFTGCAPNTNIKSPTTRVSEDKEIKGSISNTLNKKVVKNKIVRPPIQWEPAFKVKDVSLKETANGLPKLPVGADISSQGGPVPLKEVMKRLSELKGFSISWASDVDQSAPVEVNIKSKDDFWETLTNILRQHDYFYEFKKNTIIIKYKDTQRFYVPAPFLTGTYKTSVGGDLLGSQETAQGMVRGTVSLEHSGDQLDIWETIKSNLDRILDLATTQASTEIQSDLTAQREAQIREACRRQYPSRPAQQALCLDRALAAEGLTRSQDKSTKIQKTISSPRSREGFFYTIDKPLGIITVTAPRSILEQVASYISTLNSELSKQVVIEAKILEVRLEKTHSAGVDWSSLLKDSRFGFNVLFGDGGRIYPTDGVKFISQVNLQSKAFDLLLNALNEYGHVRVLSNPKLTLMNGQAAMLTVGESVRYIDRVESTVDSETGIITYSVETQSILSGLGFSVMAQIAGNDEVVLQITPVTSQLQEPIEYRSFGSNTVNSEVGLPRVTLREMTTMAKVRSGEFLIIGGLIDELNDTKETKVPIVGDIPIVGNAFKNTRDFSNKRELIILLRPQIIDGK; encoded by the coding sequence ATGATTTTTTTTACATTTGCTAGACTCATGCGGGCCGGCTGTCTAGTCTTAGTGATCTTCTTGGGGCTTTTTTTTACCGGATGCGCTCCTAATACTAATATTAAATCTCCCACCACTAGGGTATCAGAAGATAAAGAAATTAAAGGTAGTATTTCCAATACTCTTAACAAGAAAGTGGTAAAAAATAAGATCGTGCGTCCTCCTATCCAGTGGGAGCCAGCTTTTAAAGTAAAAGATGTATCTTTGAAGGAGACTGCTAATGGGCTTCCTAAATTACCAGTAGGAGCAGATATTTCGTCTCAAGGAGGCCCAGTTCCTTTAAAAGAAGTCATGAAAAGGCTCTCAGAACTTAAGGGGTTTTCCATAAGCTGGGCTAGCGACGTAGATCAAAGTGCACCTGTTGAAGTGAATATAAAATCTAAAGATGATTTTTGGGAGACATTAACGAATATTCTCAGACAACACGATTACTTTTATGAATTCAAAAAAAATACCATCATAATTAAATATAAAGATACTCAACGATTTTATGTCCCAGCCCCTTTTTTGACTGGAACGTATAAAACTAGCGTAGGTGGTGACCTTTTAGGGAGCCAAGAGACTGCTCAGGGCATGGTTCGAGGTACAGTGTCTCTTGAACACAGTGGAGATCAATTAGATATTTGGGAGACAATAAAATCTAATCTCGATAGGATACTTGACCTCGCCACTACTCAAGCGTCTACTGAAATCCAGAGTGATTTAACAGCACAAAGAGAAGCACAAATTCGTGAGGCCTGTAGGCGACAATATCCATCAAGACCAGCTCAACAGGCCCTCTGTTTAGACAGAGCCCTTGCCGCCGAAGGCTTGACCCGTTCACAGGATAAATCCACTAAAATTCAAAAGACGATATCGTCTCCTAGAAGTCGTGAAGGATTTTTCTATACCATTGATAAGCCCCTTGGTATTATAACAGTAACAGCCCCGCGGTCTATTCTAGAACAGGTTGCGTCATACATTTCCACGCTAAATAGTGAGCTATCAAAGCAGGTTGTAATTGAGGCAAAGATCCTGGAAGTTCGTTTGGAAAAGACCCATTCTGCTGGAGTGGATTGGAGCAGCCTTTTAAAGGATTCGAGGTTTGGCTTCAACGTCTTGTTTGGCGATGGGGGAAGAATCTATCCTACCGATGGAGTCAAATTTATAAGCCAAGTTAATCTTCAGAGTAAGGCCTTTGATTTGTTGCTAAATGCCTTAAACGAGTATGGTCACGTAAGGGTCCTGTCAAATCCAAAGCTGACCTTGATGAATGGGCAAGCAGCCATGTTGACTGTGGGGGAAAGTGTGCGGTATATAGACAGGGTAGAATCCACAGTAGATTCGGAAACTGGTATAATTACCTATTCTGTAGAAACTCAGAGCATTTTGTCTGGTTTGGGCTTCTCAGTAATGGCCCAAATTGCTGGCAATGATGAGGTTGTGCTCCAGATAACTCCTGTAACATCTCAACTGCAAGAGCCCATTGAGTACAGGAGTTTTGGCTCAAATACCGTTAATAGCGAAGTTGGACTCCCGAGAGTAACATTAAGGGAAATGACTACCATGGCTAAGGTGAGAAGTGGCGAATTTCTAATTATTGGCGGACTGATTGACGAACTCAATGATACTAAAGAGACCAAGGTCCCTATTGTGGGAGATATCCCCATAGTTGGTAATGCCTTTAAAAATACAAGGGATTTTTCAAACAAAAGGGAGTTAATTATATTACTGAGACCCCAGATCATTGACGGGAAATGA
- a CDS encoding tetratricopeptide repeat protein: protein MKCLNIIVPCFLLLWIIVFHFESSCSANDTFDVKQWIAELENRTNSKGFKDKKYEPQAKKERSKFNAEQTVQRISVDFYKMDLHNVFRLLGEISGKNIVVDESVSGTITLALKDVPWPFVLDVIKSLKGLSSIERFNTIMIFPAGKEITWVGDNGLQGSWTAGTLQVNKTSELLIPDIRQGAGLVVKKGNIPKTSISAIDEAQTLIKEGEKREQSGDIHGALLLYKKASEIWPDNALLAKKISSLALGRANEELTALNFAKLALKINPKDSEAATLAAVALARMGRGDEAINYFERAASMPDVSFESLYNYAVFTFSSGLYRETLRILNRIDAQFKVTPDCLLLRAKAYEGLNCFDKAVSEYIAILNGGNNVPSYAKEFARSRLKEIASDTDARFR, encoded by the coding sequence ATGAAGTGTTTAAATATTATTGTACCGTGTTTTTTGCTACTATGGATAATAGTTTTTCATTTCGAGAGCTCTTGTTCAGCTAACGATACATTTGATGTTAAACAGTGGATTGCAGAACTTGAAAATAGGACAAATAGCAAAGGATTCAAGGATAAAAAATACGAACCTCAAGCTAAAAAAGAGCGGTCAAAATTCAATGCAGAACAAACGGTTCAACGCATTAGTGTGGACTTTTATAAAATGGATCTTCACAATGTATTTAGATTATTGGGGGAAATTAGTGGAAAGAATATTGTTGTGGATGAATCAGTCTCAGGGACCATTACCCTTGCTTTAAAGGATGTACCATGGCCGTTTGTCCTAGACGTAATAAAGAGTTTAAAAGGGCTCTCCAGTATTGAACGGTTCAATACGATTATGATCTTCCCAGCAGGAAAGGAGATCACATGGGTTGGAGACAATGGTTTACAAGGTAGTTGGACTGCTGGGACTCTCCAGGTAAATAAAACTTCTGAGCTACTCATCCCTGATATTCGACAAGGGGCAGGGCTGGTAGTTAAGAAAGGAAATATCCCTAAAACCTCTATTTCAGCAATAGATGAGGCCCAGACTCTAATCAAAGAAGGGGAGAAGAGGGAGCAATCAGGTGACATTCACGGGGCCCTACTCCTGTATAAAAAGGCATCGGAGATCTGGCCTGATAATGCCCTTCTTGCAAAGAAGATTTCAAGTTTGGCCTTGGGGAGGGCAAATGAGGAACTCACTGCTTTAAATTTTGCAAAGTTGGCCTTAAAGATAAATCCAAAGGATAGTGAGGCTGCCACACTTGCAGCAGTGGCCTTGGCCAGAATGGGTAGAGGTGATGAGGCAATTAATTATTTTGAGCGTGCAGCCTCAATGCCAGACGTATCTTTTGAGTCTCTTTATAACTATGCGGTATTCACATTTTCCAGCGGTCTCTATAGAGAAACCCTTCGAATTCTAAATCGCATTGACGCTCAATTTAAAGTTACTCCGGATTGCCTTCTTCTCAGAGCTAAAGCATATGAAGGCTTAAATTGTTTTGATAAGGCAGTCTCTGAATATATAGCCATACTAAATGGAGGCAATAATGTCCCCAGTTATGCCAAGGAATTTGCACGTTCAAGACTCAAGGAAATAGCCAGTGATACCGATGCAAGATTTAGATAA
- the lepA gene encoding translation elongation factor 4: protein MYNINKIRNFSIIAHIDHGKSTLADRILEFTGAVTDREMKQQFLDQMDIERERGITIKAQTVRLKYKALNGEEYILNLIDTPGHVDFSYEVSRSLAACEGALLVVDASQGVEAQTLANCYLAIENDLEIIPVLNKIDLPSADPERVKQEIEEVIGLDAQDAILASAKEGIGTQEILEAVVHQIPAPTGDPEAPLQALIFDSWFDPYQGVVVLVRIVNGTLKPDMKIRMMASGNTYEVGSVGIFTPTLKKTDSLQAGEVGFITAAIKQVRDVQIGDTITEEKRPALKPLPGFKPVKSMVFCGLYPVDSGQYEQLKEAVEKLWLNDPAFSYEPEQSAALGFGFRCGFLGLLHMEIVKERLEREFELTLLSTAPSVSYKVLLKDGSTIYVQNPAQMPPQEKIECIMEPRVRMEIYVPRAYVGPVMGLCDEKRGKQLDMKYLSQDRVLLTYELPFNEIVLDFYDKLKSVTRGYASIDYELTDYKPAEMVKMDILINKVPVDALSIIVHKDKAYYRGRELVSKLRSVIPRQLFEVVIQAAIGSRVIARERVAPLRKDVTAKCYGGDITRKRKLLEKQKEGKKRMKQVGRVEIPQEAFLSVLKTD from the coding sequence ATGTATAACATAAATAAAATCAGAAATTTTTCCATTATAGCCCACATTGACCACGGCAAAAGCACCCTTGCTGACAGGATTCTTGAATTTACTGGTGCGGTCACGGACCGAGAAATGAAGCAGCAATTTTTAGACCAAATGGACATAGAAAGGGAAAGGGGGATCACAATAAAGGCCCAGACCGTAAGATTAAAATACAAGGCCTTAAATGGCGAAGAATATATTTTAAACCTCATCGATACCCCCGGCCACGTGGATTTTTCCTATGAAGTCTCCAGAAGTTTGGCAGCCTGTGAAGGGGCGTTATTGGTAGTGGATGCCAGCCAAGGAGTAGAGGCACAAACCCTGGCAAACTGCTATCTTGCCATTGAAAACGACCTGGAGATCATCCCAGTATTGAACAAAATAGACCTTCCAAGTGCAGACCCAGAGAGGGTCAAACAGGAAATTGAAGAGGTAATAGGTTTAGATGCCCAAGATGCGATTCTCGCCAGCGCAAAAGAAGGTATAGGCACCCAAGAAATACTTGAGGCAGTAGTTCATCAAATTCCTGCTCCAACAGGTGACCCAGAGGCCCCTCTTCAGGCCCTCATCTTTGATTCATGGTTTGATCCATATCAGGGTGTAGTGGTGCTAGTGAGGATTGTAAATGGAACCCTTAAGCCTGATATGAAGATTCGTATGATGGCCAGCGGCAATACCTATGAGGTGGGCTCAGTGGGTATATTTACTCCTACTTTAAAAAAGACAGACTCCCTCCAAGCAGGCGAAGTTGGATTCATTACAGCGGCCATTAAGCAGGTTAGAGACGTACAGATTGGAGATACCATTACTGAGGAAAAAAGACCTGCCTTAAAGCCACTTCCTGGCTTTAAGCCTGTTAAATCAATGGTCTTTTGTGGTCTTTATCCAGTAGATTCCGGCCAGTATGAACAGCTAAAAGAGGCGGTTGAAAAACTATGGTTGAATGATCCAGCCTTCTCCTATGAACCCGAGCAGTCAGCAGCACTTGGTTTTGGATTTAGATGTGGCTTTTTGGGCCTCCTTCACATGGAAATAGTAAAAGAACGTCTGGAACGGGAATTTGAGCTCACACTTTTGAGTACCGCCCCAAGCGTTTCATATAAAGTCTTGCTCAAAGATGGATCAACGATATACGTCCAAAACCCAGCCCAAATGCCACCACAGGAAAAGATAGAGTGCATTATGGAGCCACGGGTTAGGATGGAGATCTATGTGCCGAGGGCCTATGTAGGCCCAGTTATGGGCCTATGTGATGAAAAAAGAGGCAAACAACTAGACATGAAATATTTGAGTCAAGACAGAGTGCTATTAACCTACGAACTCCCCTTTAATGAAATAGTTTTAGATTTCTACGATAAATTAAAGTCAGTAACGCGAGGTTATGCATCAATTGACTATGAATTGACTGATTATAAACCAGCTGAAATGGTAAAGATGGATATCCTCATTAACAAAGTGCCTGTAGACGCCCTTTCAATAATCGTACATAAGGACAAGGCCTACTATAGAGGACGCGAACTAGTAAGTAAGCTCCGTTCGGTCATACCAAGGCAGCTTTTCGAGGTAGTTATCCAGGCGGCTATTGGAAGCAGAGTAATTGCAAGAGAACGAGTAGCTCCTCTAAGAAAAGATGTTACAGCCAAGTGTTACGGCGGAGATATAACGAGAAAACGAAAGCTCCTGGAAAAACAAAAAGAGGGGAAAAAGAGGATGAAACAAGTAGGCAGAGTGGAGATCCCTCAAGAGGCATTTTTAAGTGTGCTCAAAACGGACTGA